CATCGTCAACCTCTCACCCGCCGCCATCGAGCGCGAGACGCATCGCACCGAACTTCCGCCGGTATTGCGCCGGCGTCAGGCACACGCTGCGGCGGAACAGCCTGTTGAAGAAGCTCGCATCTTCGTAGCCGACTTCATTGGCGATCGCTTCGATTGGCTGCTGGTTGGATTCGAGCATCTGCTTGGCCTCTTCGAGCCGCAGCGTGTGCACGTAGACCAGCGGCGACATGCCCGTCGCCTGCTGGAAGCGCCGCTTGAACGAGCGCTCGGGCAGGCCGCTCAGTTGCACCATCGCCGCGACGGGGGACGCCTCGGCGTAGTGCCCGGCGATCCACGCCTGGCAGCGCGCGATCACGGCGTCCTCGACCTGCCGCGTGCGCGCGAGCCGCGCGAACGGCTGCTGACCCACATCGTTCCAGACGACCAGGTTGATGCGCGCCGTTTGCATCGCGATTTCCACGCCCGCGAGCCGTGCGATCAGATACAGCGCGAGGTCCAGCCATGAAGTTCCGCCACCCGCCATGATGAGCCGCTGGCCGTCGCCCGACGCGACGAGCGCCCGATGCCTGCGCACCTTGACGGCCGGGTAGCGGCGCGTCATCAGGTCGCAAAAGGCCCAGTGCGTGGTCGCTTCATGACCGTCGAGCAGCCCGGCTTCGGCGAGCAGGATCGCGCCAGAGCAGGCCGTCGCGAGAATCTTGCCGTCGGCGTAGCAGCTTCGCAGGCAATCGATCTCTTGCGCGAAGCGTCCTTCGAGCGCTTCGCCCGGCGCCACCATCAGCTCGGGCACGCAAACCACGTCGGCGTGCGCGCAGGCATCGAGCGTCGCGTCGGGCGTGATGCGCACATTGTTCGCGGCGACCAGCGAAGCGCCGTGCCGCGACACGACCTGCGGCGCGAACGGCGCAACGCCGGGCGCGCCTTCGACGATCAGGCCCCAGTCTCTTCCCGCCGACATGAACATGTCGTACATCCCGTACACCACGGAAGCCGAGGTTTCGGGCATCGCCAGGATGGCGATGCGCACGGACGTGCGGGTCTTCTCTTTCATGGCCGATTCGTCCCGTTCGTGGCCGATAACGCTTTAGTCGGAAGCGCGCGTTCGCCGTATCGTGACGGCGTCGTAGATGTAATTTAAGTGTAAGGATTGCGTTTATGCCAGACCGGCGACGGCTGGCTTATCTCGCTTGTCGCGCTTATCTCGTCGCGTCGATGGATGGGCGCGATCGTTCGAAGGAGCTTCCATGAGTCCGTATCGCCAGCACCTGCCGCAACTCGCCGATTCCCTGTTCATCACGGACGGCGGCCTCGAAACCACGCTGATTTTTCATGACGGCATCGACCTGCCGTGCTTCGCCGCGTTCGCGCTGCTGCGCGATGAAGCGGGCGAGGCGATGCTGGAGCGATATTTCGCGCGCTATGCGGAGCTGGCGCGCAGCGAAAACGTCGGCCTCGTGCTGGAATCGCCGACCTGGCGCGCGAATCCCGATTGGGCGGGCAAGCTCGGTTATACGGCGGCGTCGCTTGCCGATGCGAACCGTCGCGCGATTGCGTTGCTCGCGCGCGTCCGCGCCGCTTATGAAACGCCGGCGACGCCGATCGTCATCAGCGGCAACCTCGGTCCACGCGGCGACGGCTATCGCGCCGATGCGCGCATGAGCCAGAGCGAAGCGCGTGCCTATCATCAGCCGCAGATCGAAACCTTCGCGGCGACGCAAGCCGACATGGTCGCCGCCTTCACGATCAACTACGCGGACGAAGCAATCGGGGTGATCCAGGCGGCGCAGGCGTGCGCGATGCCTGTCGCGATAGCGTTCACGCTGGAGACGGATGGACGGTTGCCGTCGGGCGAGCCGCTGGCCGATGCGATCGGGCGCACCGATGCCGAGACGCATGGCTACGCGGCTTACTTCATGATCAACTGCGCGCACCCGTCGCACTTCGCGTCGATGCTCGCCGACGCGGGCGCGTGGCGCGAGCGCATTCGCGGCGTGCGAGCCAATGCGTCGAAGCGCAGTCACGCCGAACTCGACGAAGCCGACGATCTCGACGACGGCGATCCGGACGAGCTCGGCGGCAGCTATCGCGCGCTGCGTCATTTGCTGCCATGCATGACGGTAGTCGGCGGATGCTGCGGTACGGATCATCGGCACGTCGGGCAGATTTGCCGCGCGATGAAGGCGCCGCTGGCCGCCGATACGGTTTGACGTTCAGCGCGCGAGGGCCGCTCGCGCCGCCGCCGCCTCCGCGCCGATACTCACGCCCGGCCCAGCGTGAGCGCAAATTCGTCGAGTTGCGTGATGCAGGTGTTCCAGCCGTCGAAAAAGCCGAGTTGCTCGTGCCGGTCGCGCGTCGCGACGTCGGGATGCATGACGCGCGCGATGTAGCGGCTGCCTTCGCCTTCTTTGGACATTGCAATGTCGGCGGTGAAGCCAAGCCACGGCGTGTTGGGGCGCCAGCCCGCCGTGAGCATCGACGTGAACACGATGCGCGCTTGCGGGACGACTTCGAGAAAGCAGCCGGGGTTGTCGCTCGTGCCGCCATCGGGACCTTGCATGAAGGTGTGAAAGGCGCCGCCCGGACGCAGATCGAACGCGCGGACTTCAGTGGTCCAGGGCTTCGGGCACCACCACTCTTTCAGCAAATCCGGTTCGGTCCACGCGCGCCACAAGGCAGCCACCGGCGCGCGCAGCACGCGAGTGATGACGAGATCGTTCGTGTCAGCGCTTTCGACGGGTTTTGTTGACATCAGCTTGCTCCTCTTGATGAAGCTGTTCGACGAATTCGACCATCCGGTCGGATCGTGCTTCCCACACGGCGCGCTGCGCGGCCAGCCATGTTTCGACTTCCGTCAGCTTCGCGGGCATCAGCTCGCAGGTGCGCGTGCGGCCGATCTTGTGCGTGCGGATCAGGCCGCTGTGCTCCAGCACCGCGACGTGTTTCATGAACGACGGCAGCGCCATGTCGAACGGCTGGGCCAGCACCGAGACGGTCTGCGCACCGCGCCCGAGCATGCTGACGATCGCGCAACGGGTTGGATCGGACAGCGCCTGGAACACTTCGCTTACTGCGGCATGATAGTTAGCCATATGGCTAAGTATAGTGCAAAAGTGGCGGCGCAGCGAAGGCGTCCGCACTGACGGCGCGCGTCTAAGCTATCAGCATGGGTTTAGCGTCAATCCCAAGAAACGGAGGCGTTCGATGAACACACCCAACGACACGGGCTTCACCGGCTCGATTCCTGAAATCTACGAGCGCTACCTCGTGCCGATGATCTTCGAGCCATACGCGCGCGATCTCGCGAGCAGGGCGGCGTCGGTCCAGCCGTCGCGCGTGCTCGAAATCGCGGCGGGCACGGGCGTCGTCACGCGTGCGATGGCGGATGCGCTGTCCGAGCATGTCGAAATCGTCGCGACGGACCTCAATCAGGCGATGCTCGACTGCGCCGCGACGCTCGGCACGTACAGGCCCGTGACATGGCAGCAGGCGGATGCGATGCATCTGCCATTCGACGACGCGAGCTTCGATCTGATCGTCTGCCAGTTCGG
The Paraburkholderia hospita DNA segment above includes these coding regions:
- a CDS encoding GlxA family transcriptional regulator, with the protein product MKEKTRTSVRIAILAMPETSASVVYGMYDMFMSAGRDWGLIVEGAPGVAPFAPQVVSRHGASLVAANNVRITPDATLDACAHADVVCVPELMVAPGEALEGRFAQEIDCLRSCYADGKILATACSGAILLAEAGLLDGHEATTHWAFCDLMTRRYPAVKVRRHRALVASGDGQRLIMAGGGTSWLDLALYLIARLAGVEIAMQTARINLVVWNDVGQQPFARLARTRQVEDAVIARCQAWIAGHYAEASPVAAMVQLSGLPERSFKRRFQQATGMSPLVYVHTLRLEEAKQMLESNQQPIEAIANEVGYEDASFFNRLFRRSVCLTPAQYRRKFGAMRLALDGGG
- a CDS encoding homocysteine S-methyltransferase family protein translates to MSPYRQHLPQLADSLFITDGGLETTLIFHDGIDLPCFAAFALLRDEAGEAMLERYFARYAELARSENVGLVLESPTWRANPDWAGKLGYTAASLADANRRAIALLARVRAAYETPATPIVISGNLGPRGDGYRADARMSQSEARAYHQPQIETFAATQADMVAAFTINYADEAIGVIQAAQACAMPVAIAFTLETDGRLPSGEPLADAIGRTDAETHGYAAYFMINCAHPSHFASMLADAGAWRERIRGVRANASKRSHAELDEADDLDDGDPDELGGSYRALRHLLPCMTVVGGCCGTDHRHVGQICRAMKAPLAADTV
- a CDS encoding SRPBCC family protein; translated protein: MSTKPVESADTNDLVITRVLRAPVAALWRAWTEPDLLKEWWCPKPWTTEVRAFDLRPGGAFHTFMQGPDGGTSDNPGCFLEVVPQARIVFTSMLTAGWRPNTPWLGFTADIAMSKEGEGSRYIARVMHPDVATRDRHEQLGFFDGWNTCITQLDEFALTLGRA
- a CDS encoding ArsR/SmtB family transcription factor, translating into MANYHAAVSEVFQALSDPTRCAIVSMLGRGAQTVSVLAQPFDMALPSFMKHVAVLEHSGLIRTHKIGRTRTCELMPAKLTEVETWLAAQRAVWEARSDRMVEFVEQLHQEEQADVNKTRRKR